The genome window GTGAAGAGGAGATCCCTCACGCCCGTCCCCATGTCTTCAGCATACACATCCTCAGGGATCTCGAAGTCTGCCTTGAGGTGGTCGATGACCGCTGGGCCAAATCCATCATCCCCGAATAGGATGTTCCCGCAGCCGAGCACGAAGACCCTCTTCCCATACCACTCAGGTTCCGTTTCCACGGGAAGATGATTCGGCTCCTACTAGATTACACTTTTCCGAACATGCCGTCGGTCATCAATCGATTCCTGAGGGCCCGGCGCGGAACAGTCGATGCTCTATGGTGGGAAACATGATTCGTTGATCCCCTACCGCATATCGTCACCTACCTACAGAAAGAGAGCGTTTCGGGTTCGAAATCCCCTTGTGTCGCATTAGCTATTTATACGAAAAGGCGCATAGCGGAAATTCCTAGGATTCGAGGACCGGGGGTAGAAATATGCTGAAAATTGCCGAAGAATGGTTTGCGATTTGTGGCGGATGTGAGGTGACGATTCTAGACATAGGCGAGCCTCTGCTGGACATACTGGAGCAGGTAGAGTTCGTCCACATCCCTGTCCTTATGGACCACAAGTACTACGGACAAGAGGGAGAGAAGGACAAGCTCGAGATACCGGAGGCCGATGTCGGACTCATATCTGGAAGTGTGAGGACCGAGGAGCACAAGGAGATCTTGCAGGAGATGCGGAACAAGTGCAAGACATTGATTGCGCTGGGCACGTGTGCAGCGTTCGGCGGTATTCCTGCACTCTCGAACATGTATCCACTGGAAGAGACCTATGATACGATCTTCAGAGAGACCAAGACCACGGAGCCGGCAGACACTCCCAATCAGGGCATTCCTCCGTTGACGGATAGAGTGTATGCGCTGAGCGAGCTCGTGAAGATCGATCTCATGCTACCAGGCTGTCCGACAACACCCGAGATGGTGGCAGAGGCGCTGACAGCGCTACTGGAGGGCAAGCCCTACGCGTTGCCAGAGAAGAGCGTCTGTGATACATGCCCGCTGATTAGGGAGAAGAAGGCGGTGACCACGCTGAAGAGGCCATTGGAGGCTGTCGAGTTCACACCAGGTCAGCCGCTGGACACCGTTCGATGCTTCATGGAGCAGGGCTACCTGTGCCAGGGACCGGCCACGAGGGCCGGCTGTGTCGGATCTTCGGACGCCCCCCGATGCATAAAGGCATACACTACGTGCAGGGGATGCTTCGGTCCCATGTCGGAGAAGGCCAATCCCATGGTTGACATGATGGGCGCGCTTTCGAGCATTGGGCTGAATCCGAGAGAGATCGAGGATCGCGCTGCGACCTTCAACCGCTTTGCGGGGGCGCAGGGTCGCTTGAGAGTACTACCAAAGAGGAGGTGAGGAGATGGGAAAGACAATAACAATTCAACCTGTAACGAGAATCGAGGGACACGCGAAGATAACTGTTCAGCTGGACGACGCAGGAAACGTCGCCGACAGCCTGGTGCAGGTCGTGGAGACACGCGGCTTTGAGAAGTTCTGCGTCGGACGGCCTGTCGAGGAGATGCCAAGAATCACTACTCGAATATGTGGTGTGTGCCCGTGGTCACACCACCTCGCGTCGGCAAAGACAACGGATGGCATATTCGGTGTCGAGATCCCCAGCGCCGGTAAGAAGCTGAGGGACCTGTGCAACAGCACCGCATTCTGCGAGGAGCACATACTTCATTTCTATTTCCTCGCGGCTCCGGACTTCGTCATGGGACCGGATGCAGATTACTCAGTGCGAAATGTCATAGGCATCGCCAAGGCCAATCCGGACCTCGGTAGGAAGGTAGTCAGAGTGCGACACCTCGCAGGCAAGATGCTGGAGGTTCTGGCGGGAAAGCCCATTCACCCCACAGCGGCAGTTCCTGGCGGTTTCAGCAAGCCTCTGCTCGAGGGCGAGAAGGAAGACCTCAAGAAGATGGCGGAGGAAGTCCTCGACCTGGCCAAGTTCTCGATCAAGTTCGCGAAGGAAGACCTCTTCCCGAAGTACCTCGACGCTGTCAATACCCTGGGCGTCATCAAGACCGGATTCCTCGGAACTGTTACCGATGACGGGACGATGGACCTGTACGATGGCAAGCTCAGGATGATGCAGCCGGACGGTAGCTTCGAGGACTTCGCGTATGACGAGTACAAGGACTACATATCCGAGCACGTTGAACCATGGACCTACCTGAAGTTCCCGTACATGAAGAAGGCAGGGAAGCTCGACATGGACCTGGACAACCCGGTCGGCGTGTACAGGACGAACACGCTTGCGAGGATTAACGTGGTGGACAGGATCTCGACACCGCTCGCACAGGCAGAGCTCGAGTACTTCCGGAATGAGTTCGGGAGGCCCGCCCAGCAGACACTGCTGTACAACTGGGCACGGCTCATTGAGCTTCTCTACAATGCGGAGCACATCGTCGACCTGTTGAACGATCCGGAGATCACAAGCACGGACACGAGGGTGAAGGTCGAACCGAGGGCAGCGAAAGCAATCGGCTGTGTGGAAGCACCCCGAGGAACGCTCATCCATGAATACGAGACAGATGAGAAGGGCTTGATCACGGATGTCAACCTTGTCGTGGGAACGACGCACAACAACGCCCCGATCAACATGTCCGTGAAGAGGACGGCGATAGACCTCATCAAGGATGGCAAGTATGACCAGGGGATTCTCAACAGGCTTGAGATGGCGATCAGAGCCTACGACCCGTGCTTGAGCTGCTCCACTCACAACCTCGACGGGACGATCCCGGTGAAGCTGCTGATCTACGATTGCGAGGGCAAGCTGATAAAGACGCTCACGAGCTGATTCATCCCATCTTGTAGGGACTCGGTCCCAGGGCCTTTATCGTCTCCACCATCTCACTCATGACTCTGGCGAACTTGTCGCCCTCGGAAGCGGATATCCACTCCAGGCGGAATCGCTCCGGTTCTAGACCGAAATCCTCGAGCATCAGCTCGATTGCATCGGCCCGCTTCTCGGTAACGATATTACCCTCAAGATAGTGGCAGTCGCCTATGTGGCACCCGCAGATGATGATCCCGTCCGCGCCTTTCGTCAGCGCATCCATGACGAGATTCGGGTGCACCATACCTGAG of Candidatus Thermoplasmatota archaeon contains these proteins:
- a CDS encoding methyl viologen-reducing hydrogenase, with translation MLKIAEEWFAICGGCEVTILDIGEPLLDILEQVEFVHIPVLMDHKYYGQEGEKDKLEIPEADVGLISGSVRTEEHKEILQEMRNKCKTLIALGTCAAFGGIPALSNMYPLEETYDTIFRETKTTEPADTPNQGIPPLTDRVYALSELVKIDLMLPGCPTTPEMVAEALTALLEGKPYALPEKSVCDTCPLIREKKAVTTLKRPLEAVEFTPGQPLDTVRCFMEQGYLCQGPATRAGCVGSSDAPRCIKAYTTCRGCFGPMSEKANPMVDMMGALSSIGLNPREIEDRAATFNRFAGAQGRLRVLPKRR
- a CDS encoding Ni/Fe hydrogenase subunit alpha, which produces MGKTITIQPVTRIEGHAKITVQLDDAGNVADSLVQVVETRGFEKFCVGRPVEEMPRITTRICGVCPWSHHLASAKTTDGIFGVEIPSAGKKLRDLCNSTAFCEEHILHFYFLAAPDFVMGPDADYSVRNVIGIAKANPDLGRKVVRVRHLAGKMLEVLAGKPIHPTAAVPGGFSKPLLEGEKEDLKKMAEEVLDLAKFSIKFAKEDLFPKYLDAVNTLGVIKTGFLGTVTDDGTMDLYDGKLRMMQPDGSFEDFAYDEYKDYISEHVEPWTYLKFPYMKKAGKLDMDLDNPVGVYRTNTLARINVVDRISTPLAQAELEYFRNEFGRPAQQTLLYNWARLIELLYNAEHIVDLLNDPEITSTDTRVKVEPRAAKAIGCVEAPRGTLIHEYETDEKGLITDVNLVVGTTHNNAPINMSVKRTAIDLIKDGKYDQGILNRLEMAIRAYDPCLSCSTHNLDGTIPVKLLIYDCEGKLIKTLTS
- a CDS encoding hydrogenase iron-sulfur subunit, whose translation is MEEEEFEPLIIAFCCNWCSYAGADLAGVSRFQYPPNIRVIRTMCSGMVHPNLVMDALTKGADGIIICGCHIGDCHYLEGNIVTEKRADAIELMLEDFGLEPERFRLEWISASEGDKFARVMSEMVETIKALGPSPYKMG